Within Anopheles nili chromosome 3, idAnoNiliSN_F5_01, whole genome shotgun sequence, the genomic segment TACACGTGTAACACGCAAGTGGGACATGCCAGACGTCCAGGCATTCCACagcgaaggagaaaaacgAGGAAACCAAACGTCGGATTCAGAGGTCAAAAGAAAGGTCAGAATGATTCCCACCAGCCTCATCGCCCGGGTGAGGTGAACCGGTCCAGCACTTACCGTAGCTCTATAAGAAGTCCAATAACGATCGCTGTCacggtgacgatgatggttGGCTGATCGGCGCCAAATAGATGCCGGATCAGCTGCTCGACTGCGAAACCACCGGTCAGGGTCGAAGGATTCGGTTGTACGGGTTGCGGGTCGGGTGGCCGACAGGGAGGCGTATGTGTGGGAAAATGATGCCGCCGCCAAATCGATTGATCCTTGTCGCACTGCTGCTGTAAGGGTTCGTCCACCAGTGGCAAGGATTCTGCCAGGTGTGTTCGGGTACACTGATCAGTGAGCACAAAATTCCTATGCACTAACCAAACAGGGGGTTTGGTGATGAGTATgactttgtttggtttgttcacaatcacacacacacacacgtacacacgcgtacacacgcgtacacaagcacacaagcacacaggAGCGCTAAGGACGAATGCACAACACGTCAATTGCAGTGCGACGGAGCGACGGGATAATACGATCACTCAGGCGAGATATAGCAACACTTGGGCACGTAGGCACGAGGACAACgtggatttttccaccgtgcgggCACGTAAGCACGCACACAGGACgcgaaaagcggaaaagcagaGCAGAGTGGTCGCAGAATTGGTGTATGAGACGGTGAGCAGATTAAGCGCAGATGTCAGgcaaacgcaacaaacaacaTCCCTCAGTGCACTTTCGAAGGGTTTTCGCCGAAtttgtgtgcgggtgtgttgGTGAAGGTGTTTGGGTGCGCTCGGTAAGGATAGCccttttgttgctgttgttgaacGGGGATGGGTTGTTCtcactttttttgctcctgccaAGCGATCGCGATCCTTCACTAATGATATTTCGCTCTTGCCACCGCTCACAATCGCACACAACCCCGCGGTTGTCGTTATCTTTCTAAGCACCGCCACGCCACTGACACTCGGCTCGATCCTTGCTGTGAGAGCACGTTCACGATCACTGCAGCACCATCGCACAAGCACAAcacccaacaacaaccaccgacaccgatcgcgatcggtacACACTACTTTGTAGCGATTTGTGATGATCTAACAACCCTCGGGGTGCACAATTGCGAGCCTGATCGCGCGGTGATCGCGAACATCATCCAGGATCAGCTGGCGGTTGTTTGAGCTCCTTTTTAGGCAGCTTTCCTCTCGTAGCCTCTCGGAAGCAGGACGATCGTAGCCGATCGAGAGACGTTGAACGAGAGAAATCCTTGCCGGAGCAGAAAAcagctgtgtgtttgcgcgcCCGTTTGTGACAGGATAGCTGCGAGATGTTATCCTTCCAACAGGGTACGGCAAACACGCGGATGGGTTGGGCTTTGGGTTGCGATTGTTTTGCCTGAGGTCGCGGGTTTTTCCGTTACCGTTACTGTTGTGCTGTCTCAAAGGACCAGCTGGATCAGCATTCGTCCTTTCTGCTGAAACGAAGCGAGgtagagagcgagaaagagacgaCACGTGAGTGTTGAAGGTAGAACAACAAAGGACACATAACATCAAAGGAATTGGATGCAATCGGATCACACACGAGAGGGCTGCACTCCTTGCTTTGTTGCGTTCTTCCAATAAAtcttcacacacaaacacatgcgGGCGTATGAAATGTGCACTTCGTAGAGGAGATTTACGCGCCAATAGCACACTTTATCACTTTTCACAGGCACTTCGTTGGCAAAAGGGAAATTTAAAGGGCATCCTAGCGCGAAAGGTCATCGGTCATGTGTGTTTGGGGGTATTGAACGGGATtcgcgaaaaaggacatccccGCTCGGAAGCCGATACACACGTGCACGGGACGAACTGTCATTCCTTCGGTGACTTCTccatcccaccacccccaccatgCCTGCAAAGGAATGCCTACTGATAAGAAGATTGAGCCTTACCCGGTGTTGTTGGCTGGGTCACGGATGCAGTGTCCCGGGTGACTCTGGCAGTTGTCCGATCCGATCGCAACCGTTTGCTCCGTGGGAAGGTTGATCGAAATGGTCCGTTCTTTTGCGACTAGAACAGAACGCGGGCTTGTTTGGCGTGAACCACTGTCCGGAACCGAAGTGGagtaacaaacaaacaaattcgaAGCCCGTAGTAGGCGCTGGGGCGGATTCTGTCAGCGTGTCAGCTAACCCGGACTCGGAGCTGCCCCGAGCAGAGATGTTCCGTGGCGGACGTCGCTTTGGCAAAGACTTCCCCAGGTCAATCCACTGCGAACGGGCAGCGGCGgtcccgtcgtcgtcggccaAGCCAAAGTGTCAAGAGAAGGACGTTGCAAGGTCGCGCGCTCTTCCCAAGGCGCCGTGTGCGATGGTGTTGCGGTTTCGCTCACGCTCAGCTGATCTCGCTCAGCTGTCAACATTATGCTCTCGCGCTCGGAGTCGCgtgctctctcgttctcgctctcttcacTGTCTTCCGGGCGGTTGTGTGAGCGAGATGGGAAAGCGCGAGTgtcccgttcgttcgtcggGAGCAAAAACAATGCGTTCTGTGCTCATATGTTCCGGTTGCCCGCGAGCGAGGTGGTCATGATTTCTCCTTCCTACGCGCGAGCAGAGGGCTAGAAAAGCATAGAAAAACGAGCATCAGGCGCATGCGTTGCATTGCATTTGTTATGCCGGTGTGGTGTTTGAAGTTTGATCGCTCTTTCGAGGTGCGTTGGCATAACATCTCGAAGTGCAGCAATCGAACAATCGAGCACCTTCATGGTGAAACTTCTTGGGAGTGCAGTGTGAGAATGCTCTGAAAAGTATTCCGGTGACATTTCAAATGATTAGTGACATTCACACGATTATGCTTTTGCATCCACACGATAATAAACCTCAAGGATAATTCAATGAACACCATCGTCTATTTACTCTACATAAGTTATCTGCTTAGAGTGCTCCATTCTGTCTTAGAATCGCACTCAATGTAAACATTCTATTCGCTTCCATGCAGCATAGAAGCAtagtaatattttatttttacaacatAACGATACTTTCACTCTCGTTTCCAGCTCTTtcagagaatgagagaaagataaaacgcgtgtgtgtgagagagagagagagaattttATGCTCTGCTCTCATTgattgtctctctctctctcagtgcatttttttctcgaaaaTTCTCATAATCGCCCACACAGTTGCAATTCAACAGTTTTTTGGGATGCACAAAATTCATaagattaaaagcaaattCGAATATAAATAATAGTTTTTAACCTCGCGCAGttaaaagataaataaaagcaatGCAATCTGCACATCAGGGCATTGCTTTTCTTtatggagaaaacaaaaattagaaTGATTATGATTATGTACAATACTGAACGTACTATTTATAAACGTAGtacaaagaacaaaaaaagctgatTTAGTTTTCATGTTAGCCACGCCAAACATCAGTTTCGGATAAATCCAAACGACGAGGGTTTTGAATGTCACGTGCTTAGGAATTGGGTCAAGCCCTTCCAGGAACGATCGATGGAATGGTGCAATGACCTCATTAAATGTTAGGAGCGACGACCGTTGGTGCAACAAAATGCATTCATGCGCTTGAGAAACGATGGGAGCATTTGCCACGGTGCAGGTCAAGGATCAAATATCCATATATCCTACATTGCATCACATAAATGCAAACGGCTGATGCTTATCGGGAAAATATTACATCACATTCAATGGCACAAGAAAAGGGTAATTGTCAGGATTGTTTTTAAAAAGATTGCATCGGTTCCATGCATTAAAAACGTTCAAAAACTCATTATACTGATTCCGTAAATGCTACCAAATTAGATAAACGGATCCCGATGTAAGTTACCTATTCGACTTTGTTAGATCTAAATCAATGCAGAGATGGCACATTCAGGATCACAACCAGCATGTAAAGCATATGCATTGTAGAACTGTGCAATAATCGCAGCGAAAATGCATCCACGCTATTGCACAACACTGTACGTAAACATCTAACACACACCGTACACCCTTTTTGTATCCTGCGAGCGAATGTGGATGATGCAAGTCCAAGCCACGTGCTTCAAGTTGAATGAATCCTTCTCGGGTAAGGACCCGCTCGAAACGACGACAGTACGAAGGTGTCCTGGCTGAGATGCATCACACGGACGCGTACATGCGCACTACCAACCAGACTCCAGCGACTCCCGGCGATATGACGTCACTCGTGAAAACAAATCCCCAACCGCATGTCTGCGGCGCACGCACGCAATTTTGCGTCCTTGCCGCGAAATGGTGACATTTCAGGGCggacatttgttttttatatAACACCGATCGGAACCGCGTCAAGATACCGGCcgttcatttgttttgttgtgtgcTGTTTATCAGCGGATAAGACACAGCAGACGGATTCTGCTGGTCAGGACGAAGGCAGCATCCTTTGTAAgccccagcagcagttgttgaCAGTTGTGGAATCGATCGGCGTTGCGTTGGATTGTTGAGAAAAGGATTCTTTTTGTGACCATAGTGCTCGCGTGACCATAGCGGAAACTGAGGCGGAAGTAGTTTTTAGCAACCGGCGAAATGACAATCAACGGCAACGGTGGGCTGCAGTTGCAGGGTCGGTTAAGGAGCCTAACCCGTCGATTTCGGTTCTCGCCAAGACGACGCCAGTACTGTGTTCTTACCTCAGCCGTGGTTGTGACGCTGCTGGCGCTTGGAGTGATAGGATACATTCTGACCGGAATGCACTACTGCTTCGATGTGCTGGTGGAGTGGAAGATTTCGAAAATAGTACGTATCCACGTGCTTGTCGaacgaaaaatgcaaactAATAAGCGAATCACGCCCCCTCTTCTCTTTTgtgtgttcccttttttcagTGCAATCAGTATTACAGCAACGAAATTACAGGCTACATGTGTCCGGAGTTGTGTGCCGGCGATACAATATCGGAATATCACTGTCCACAGGTCAAACGGAAGACGGAGTATCCGTTCAACTCGAACCGCTTTCTGGCCCGGAAAGCCCAGCAGTACCTCGTGGTAAAGGTAAGGACTGTCTTCAGGACGAAAATGGCGTATGTTGAAGATAGGAAATTAGCAAAATTTTATCGAAATGTTGCGCTTTCCAGCACGCAGTACCGGATGCAAGCTACGAGAAGCTTTCCTGGGTGGATAGCCACCGACAGGAGGAACACTACCCAACGGAATCGGAGTACGTGGGTATCGTACGGCGCTATATTGAGCTGCGGTACAACATACAGCTACCGTTCGACAAGCTAAACAGCTTGCTGAAgctgaagaacaaaaacaatcaCATTCTGTTTCACGCCAGTATGCGCAATAGCTGGAACTTGATACAGAACAACGAGTACCTGCTGAGCCGGTTGTACGAGGAGAAGGAAATATTCCCGCAGGTGATCGGTACGTGTGGAGATCTGTTCATCACGGAACTGCTGGATACGGTGGAGTTCGACGAGCGGCGGTATCACTTTACGAACCACATCGATCTGTCGAAGTGGCGGTACCATCTGAAGGTGGCAGTGCTGATACTGGACTATCTCGAGGACATGTCACAGAATCGGTTCCAGATGTGTTCGGTGTTGTTGGCTGGGTTTGGTATAAGCGATAGTCGCATGAAGTATCACGATCTGCGGTACATCAGTACGGAAGTTTCGATTGATCGGCGGCTTTCGGATGGACGCTGGTGTACGACGGATGATGACTGCAGCTACCACGACTGTCGGAGCCGTTGCAACGCAACAATTCACCAGTGTACGACGGGACTGTTGAACAACAATCTGCAGATAGTCTGCGAAAAGGTACGTGAGACATACGGACGAAGGTTTGAGGATTGCAGTAACGGTTGGTTTGAATCTTGAAACAGATATTCCGGGGTACTGCCGCTGAACCGGGTATTTTGGTGACGGAGAAGAGTCCTAACCGGTTGCTGCGCATTCTTGAACGGTGTGCCCGGCCGATTAGTAGATCGGACGTGGACACCAGCCGACCCTGGGGTGCATCGAAGACACTCAAAAAGCAGCTGTACAACGAGCTGACCGGGATCTATGAGCAGCTTGCTTCGTCGATCTACGCCTAACTTAGCTTTAGTTCGCTCTTCTTTCGGGACCAGGATCTGGACAAATTCGTAGTCAATTGCAGTGATAATCAAAGCAGGCGCTCGTGCTGCTTAACATGTGGTATTATACTTATAGTATTCCGGAGTCCGACACGTTGACAAATGAGCCGGTTTCAGTAGCAACGATAATTTCGCCGCACCGTAGAGTTACGCGCGTAAGATATTCGTTACGATTTTTCAACGCTTATCGGCGGCATTCAGTGAGtagcgaaaaataataaatcactaTTTGGACAATCTGCTCTGAACGTAATGACGTAACCGGTTTCTCCAAATGATCTTATACTTTGAATTGTTATGGTCATAGGTACATTAAATACTTTATTAAAAGCTTACAACTAGGCCTTCGTTTATGCGACAAGATCAACACTTAGCGTTAGCTGGAAACCGTCTTCGTGTCTCGTCACGCAGGATTGCCTCGATGGCCACAGTGCTTTCCAAAAGTTTTCGACAGCCGCAAAGAGGGATTCAAACTGTTCCGTACTGTATCCGCTGACAGGCAGAATCGCGTGAATCTGTTGAGGATATCGCGTCGCGGGGTTAAATTCGATGAGTTTTAACAGTTCTTCGGTTGATATGCTCGTTTCCAGATCCACTAACAGCTGTACATCGTGATCGAAACGAACCTCTTTCAACACGTATGCCGCATCGGAGCAGTGCTTTATAATGGCGAGAAAAGAGCGTTTCGTAAGTGCCACGTTCAGGGACAGATCCAACCGTGTCAATCCTCCACAATTCTTTCCGATTGCGGGTAGAAGTGAATTTTCTATTTCGTCATCCGTTAGACGGCAGTTTGTTAGATTTAGCAAATGTAAACCATTCATCGGGTGTTCAGATAGCGTGGGCCATAGCTTTGCCTTGAATTCGTCGCAGTGGACCGATAGTGAGTTGAAGTGTGCCTCTCGCAATTTATCCTCAGCCAGCTGTTGCAGCAACCAGTGCATGGAACGTTCCGTAAGCTCATTGTCCGATATGTCGATCGTTTCCAGCCGTCCAAAGTCGGTTTGTTCGGTCGGTAAGAAGTTTGTTATATCCGTTGAACATAGCCGCAGGATACGGAGTGATGGCAAATTGCAGCACAAGCGATTAATATAACCCAGAGACCCATCTTGGAGCGGATTATGACTCAGATCTAGCTCTGTTAACATTCCTCCCCCTAGCGCACCAGCGTTACTGGACGAATCAAAATCAGCGTCCCAAACTGGGTCTTTGCAACCGAAGCAAAGCATCTCAACACTGCGGCTGGTGAGGATATTCATTCGTAACCGCAATACCCGCAAATGCTTACAAGCAGGAAGATATCGTACtagtttttccatttcttcgtCTGTTATTCCGTTCATCGACAGATCCAAATGGGTTATGCAGTCTTGTTGCAAAAATATCACCATATACAGCAAAGACATAACTTTGACAGGTGGTATCGGTTCTGATGGAACCGAGTACGCGTAGTCGGGCTCCAGAACGATCTTGTACATGCGATCCAAGGCTATGAGGTTCTTGCGCAGCTCCTGATCGTTTTCTAGAATGAACGGAAGtggaatgttttattattgcgTCAAGAAGCGGGACCATGAAGCTTCAACTCACCGATACAGTGTTCTTGGAAATATTCATCGAGGAATTGATCAAAGTTGATCCGTTCCCATCCATGTATTTGCCCATGCACTGAAGCTCCTTCTTTCACCCCATTTGAGAGCAGTACTTGCAACGAATCGGAATCAAAAAAAGAATTCACATAAGCCGTTGATCCTTCCAGAGGTATCAATTTTATGGTTGGGCGCTTTCCATGCTTCCTACAATGAAAGAATTTTTGAAATATACACCCCACATTCGGCGCCAATCGATTACTTACATCATATATTGCTTGGCGATCTCGTTCCGTAGCCATCCGATGGTTTGTGTCGTTAAGATTAGCTGCTCATCGTAAGGCACGCTGAATGTTTCCTTGGCATCCAGAATCACTTGGATCATACGATTGGGAGGTACATCACTAGATGTTCTTTTCTGTTGCGAAACATTATCTTTCGAATGCTTAACTGGGGTCGTTGAATTTGAACTCCCTATGGGGAtaaaattttctttctcttctaaAGTAGGCGAAGTATGGCGCTGAAATCCTGCATCAAGCAGAGATGACTGTACGTTCGAATTCCTTCGAATAAACGAGGAGGACCGTAGTTCGGAAGAGTTTCGCCTGGATTGCGTTCGTCGAAAACTCTTCGAGGAATTGTTCATGAGAACGTTGAAGGCACTTTCTTTACCATCGATTAAATGAGGGGTTTCGCCATTTGCGATAGGTATATCATCTTCAGAATCCACAAGCGCTTCTAACCGAGCTGTTGTGTCGTCATCGAGCATGCGTCGCAAATCAGTTCTATCCTCGTTGACCTTATTAGAAGGCGGTGCGGTCAAGGAGTTGGATGATCTTTTCTTTGGCAATTTTTCACCAGAAGATTTAGCGAGAAAATCACGACTAACCCGACTCTTTTTGAGCGTTTGTTTCATGTCATCCACAAGCCAATCGTCAATGCCTTCTTCATCCGTCGAACTGTTTACTTGGCGCCTTTTTTGAGTAGACAGCGACATGGACGTTGACCGTTCGTCGTTGAGTTTGCTTTTCCGCATTGCGTTCATTACGTTGCGATACTCCATTATTCCCGTTGAGGACTTCTGGGGGCGTGCCTGCTTGTCTTCCCCATCGCTGCTGGATTCCTCCGAGTTTAACACATGCTGTTGAGCATTAAAAATGGAGTTCCGATGGCGTGATGAAGTGCCCACTTCGCTACCATATCCAGAGGAGGCAGTTGCAGTTGAACGACTCGAATGGGAGGGTGAAATTAACGGTGAAGATGGTGCAAGATCCTCGGAAGGAGGCTTTCTCTTTCCGCTTGAGCTTTTCGGGGCCAATTTATCCGACGTAGGTGGGGAAGAAATCGGAATTCCTGCTGCATCGAACAACGTCATCAAACGGTTCCGAATGGTGTCGTGGTGGGTGGATTCGGAAGCCGATAAGGATgacttgtttttttcgtaCCATGCTTCTAGCATGCTTAAGGAGGAATCACCATAATCGTTACGTTGCGTAGCGTTAGCACCACGATCGAGCAGAATGTCGATCACCTCCAAATGTCCGTTACGGCAGGCATCGTGAAGAGGTGTTATACCTTCACAACTCGTGCCACCTTTGTCGTTGAGATGCGCTCCGCGATCAAGCAACAGCCGGACGATTTCTGCGTGACCGTGTATGCAAGCCTCGTGAAGTGGCAACCATCCCGCATAGTCACGCTCGTTCACCGAGTGTCCCAAGTCCAACAGTTGCTCAGCCAGCACCTTGTTGCCCGCGATGGCTGCCTGGTGGAGCTGCGTTTCTCCTTTGATATTCCGCCGGACGACGAACCGTTTGCCGCGTTTCCGTGTTTTCGATGCGCTCGTCACTAGAGTGCTGTTTGCGGCAGTTACCATGGTTGCATCTTGCTCGCTTTCCGAGTCCCCTGAGAGATCGACCTCGAGATCGATATCGTCCCCGACATTGGGCGTGTTGTGTTCCTCTCCGTCCTCGTTTTCCTCTTCCGGTTCGAAATCTACATACTCTATTGAATGATCGGGCAACTCTTCACTATCGGCGGGAACGTCGTTAAGATCACCGATCCCCTCATCGAttgcttccttttcgagcTTTTCCGCCATCAGATCCATGCAGTTGGCGCGCAAAAGCTTGATTGTCCGTTGGATAGCCACCCGTTCTAGGTCGCGTGATTGCAGCTTTTTCGCCTCTTCTCTGGCCCGCAGGTACACGTTTTGGATAGTGAAAAATGACTTTTTCTGTCGCTCGTAAAGTTTCGCG encodes:
- the LOC128726613 gene encoding divergent protein kinase domain 1B; its protein translation is MTINGNGGLQLQGRLRSLTRRFRFSPRRRQYCVLTSAVVVTLLALGVIGYILTGMHYCFDVLVEWKISKICNQYYSNEITGYMCPELCAGDTISEYHCPQVKRKTEYPFNSNRFLARKAQQYLVVKHAVPDASYEKLSWVDSHRQEEHYPTESEYVGIVRRYIELRYNIQLPFDKLNSLLKLKNKNNHILFHASMRNSWNLIQNNEYLLSRLYEEKEIFPQVIGTCGDLFITELLDTVEFDERRYHFTNHIDLSKWRYHLKVAVLILDYLEDMSQNRFQMCSVLLAGFGISDSRMKYHDLRYISTEVSIDRRLSDGRWCTTDDDCSYHDCRSRCNATIHQCTTGLLNNNLQIVCEKIFRGTAAEPGILVTEKSPNRLLRILERCARPISRSDVDTSRPWGASKTLKKQLYNELTGIYEQLASSIYA
- the LOC128723271 gene encoding tonsoku-like protein, producing the protein MDYNELKLIKRKTKYANEDNYVSLAETCLLLGELYKDREEPQRALNEYKLAAKAYEKLNRTMERGLAFRMVGEMHSMLGQFKEALKNVQAYMRAAQKEGNVKALQEAHVTVGRVFLHRAECMLKQTKQANAEADLDEAKKSFQTALTICGDLQGTVRKSELISMQAGSYLNLGITLDYQGKTDLAQESMERAIRLAKEADLFELLYTCYNAMALCSSKWESKGGGDHCGRTLRLLNYSLEVASRLSNRKSKMCQTLMLMANFFLKMDDFQSARQTLKRAYRLKTPVIEDAKRIASKLKVLVAMCRMEDELVTTEATNYKRRKELYEHMGDGACKLRNFGKAAGFYQRMLQCAEALGEADRQLLPCYVSLYLTYTDNCQYDQAIEYLWKEYNVIANDPQEAYHTLMKIAKLYERQKKSFFTIQNVYLRAREEAKKLQSRDLERVAIQRTIKLLRANCMDLMAEKLEKEAIDEGIGDLNDVPADSEELPDHSIEYVDFEPEEENEDGEEHNTPNVGDDIDLEVDLSGDSESEQDATMVTAANSTLVTSASKTRKRGKRFVVRRNIKGETQLHQAAIAGNKVLAEQLLDLGHSVNERDYAGWLPLHEACIHGHAEIVRLLLDRGAHLNDKGGTSCEGITPLHDACRNGHLEVIDILLDRGANATQRNDYGDSSLSMLEAWYEKNKSSLSASESTHHDTIRNRLMTLFDAAGIPISSPPTSDKLAPKSSSGKRKPPSEDLAPSSPLISPSHSSRSTATASSGYGSEVGTSSRHRNSIFNAQQHVLNSEESSSDGEDKQARPQKSSTGIMEYRNVMNAMRKSKLNDERSTSMSLSTQKRRQVNSSTDEEGIDDWLVDDMKQTLKKSRVSRDFLAKSSGEKLPKKRSSNSLTAPPSNKVNEDRTDLRRMLDDDTTARLEALVDSEDDIPIANGETPHLIDGKESAFNVLMNNSSKSFRRTQSRRNSSELRSSSFIRRNSNVQSSLLDAGFQRHTSPTLEEKENFIPIGSSNSTTPVKHSKDNVSQQKRTSSDVPPNRMIQVILDAKETFSVPYDEQLILTTQTIGWLRNEIAKQYMMKHGKRPTIKLIPLEGSTAYVNSFFDSDSLQVLLSNGVKEGASVHGQIHGWERINFDQFLDEYFQEHCIENDQELRKNLIALDRMYKIVLEPDYAYSVPSEPIPPVKVMSLLYMVIFLQQDCITHLDLSMNGITDEEMEKLVRYLPACKHLRVLRLRMNILTSRSVEMLCFGCKDPVWDADFDSSSNAGALGGGMLTELDLSHNPLQDGSLGYINRLCCNLPSLRILRLCSTDITNFLPTEQTDFGRLETIDISDNELTERSMHWLLQQLAEDKLREAHFNSLSVHCDEFKAKLWPTLSEHPMNGLHLLNLTNCRLTDDEIENSLLPAIGKNCGGLTRLDLSLNVALTKRSFLAIIKHCSDAAYVLKEVRFDHDVQLLVDLETSISTEELLKLIEFNPATRYPQQIHAILPVSGYSTEQFESLFAAVENFWKALWPSRQSCVTRHEDGFQLTLSVDLVA